Within the Rosa rugosa chromosome 2, drRosRugo1.1, whole genome shotgun sequence genome, the region ATCAGCCAATCCAACCTGCAAATTTTGTAAATCAGAATAATAAAGTAGCATGCAAGCCATATGTAAGATACACAAAAATCAAACATTAGAGAAGTAATCTCCAATGCGGCTTTATCGCAAAGAGAGATATATTAATAGAATAACTTCATGTAAATTATTATCATCCTATATCAGATTGCGCTAGAAAGCATTGGCATAACATGAACTTCCCAGCTATTTTCTCCAGATTGAAATCCAGAAGCCCAAAGAcaaggaaagaagaaaatacCATCTGGGAGTGTGTCAAAAGAACTTCCCAACTATTTTCTCCACATTTTCTCCAGCCTTCAAATTTCACATCCTTAAGCCGATTAGCATCAATTTGTAGCTTGTAAGCTGGAACATACTCACTAGTCCAAGAACTAAATTCCAGACCACCAATCTTTTCCAGTTTAGAGAGTGCAGATGGTGTCCACCACTTTGATTTTGCTTTTACAGACTTAAAACTGTTCTTTGTGGAATGAAAATGTTCGAGCAGACTCTTGGCATTTTCAACTATCTCATCTTCAAATAATTTGTATATGACAACTGAGGAATCTTTTGATACAGTCCTTCCAGGCTTTCGAAACCAATGAAGGAAATTACTTGGTGTTTTGCCCGTGTAATCTTCAAGAAAttgtttttctgtattttgaagagcagagatgcagacaacttctGCGAGCACAGATAAAATCCGTTCGTCTGATGAACTAAGGGTGACACATCCAGGGACCTGCTGATACGAAATGCATAAGAGAACTGAACCCATCAGTATCATGTGACACCTGCAGGACAGAGATTACTAATGATATTACATTTTACAAGAAAGTAATGCAGCTGTCCAATATCCAACTGTATAAATCTacaaataaagaacaaagacaaACCTCTCTGGGGTTCTCAAGATCCTTCATATTCCTTTGAGTTCCAGGTCTGAAAACAACTAGTTGAAAGCTCCAGAGTAGTTCTAACACTACTTGTCTaaacgtcatagaaagtatGTTTCTAGAAGTAGTGGTTGACAGCATATCTTCAGTGATGGAGCTTCTCAATTTACCAGCTTTTTCTTTAACTTTTCTAGCAGGAAGAAACTgttaaaaatgtcaactttacaaCAGCCATTCAGAAAAGCAAAAACTCTCTACAAATGACATTATTCTTGACCAGAAAGGACCCTCAGGTATCAAAATATGTTCCGTGGAATTTCATTTCAGTACGAAAGCAGCAAAAACACTCTGAAGTTCAGAACAATCAAAACGTAATAGACACCAACCAACATGATTCATGCAggacaaggcacacaaggtcGTGACACACATCTAACACAAAATAGCAACCTCCCACGGCGCAATTGTGAGGACTTGTGAGACTGCTACAACAGGATAGTTCTCTGCAGTTCTTAGGCTTTCCAGTTCCAAATtcttttttgttcaaaattGGAATATTAAACATTGGCTACAGTTTAGTTCCAAATCCGCTGAACTATCAAACAATGCCGCCTGGTGTTAACATTATTAAATTAACTTGGAACATTACCATAGTAAGTGTTGCAATTTTAACTCTTTTGAAATTATTTAATGCCGATTTTCATACTCTAAAAATACACTATAATGCTTATAACACCAACATTCTTCAGCCATTTTTGAGTCTTTAAGCATTACATACAACACATTACACATTTGTTAATGATTGATTAGTTCTAATTCTCATCTATTACCACAAAGTTCCAAGCTTTAGAGCTAAGTGAACTAACCAGCCGGGTCGAGATTGTACTGTACGGGTCGGAGTTACCCGGGAACAAAGTCTCCACAACCATAGCGGGCACGCCCTCCCTAATGTGCTCGTCGGCGGCCTCTCCTCCGTCGGCGGCGGCCGCCGTCAGAGCCTGCTGAAAATCCACGGCTCCGACTAGTCCCAGCCGCGCCAATTCGTTCTCGTACGTTCTCACGCACGGCAGGCTCTTCTCGGAGGACTCGGAAATCGCCTGGAGGACCTCCTGCTCGGTGGCCGGAGCCGATTtccgagaagaagaagaagaagaagaagagcaggcGAGGGTAAAACGGGGATTTCGGGGTTTGGAGTAGAGAGAGCAGCCACTGGGTCGTGTGAAGGAGACGAGAGGTGgatggaggaagagagagtGGACGGACGCCATTGGTGAAGCTTTGAGCAATTCTGAGCTTTAGGGTTTTCGAGGTTGAGTGAGGTAGGGGATAGTGAAAGTTCCTTGGATTTCGAAAATTGGGCTCACTTTGGGCCGGGCCGATTCGGGTCGAGTCGGGTATGCGATTTAGAGAAAAACGAAAACGACGACGTTTGAGTTCACTAATTGGACCGTCACCTTTGCTTTTACACGGTTTTAAAGCGAAGCTCAGACAGGTGTGGGGGGAACTCGTCGATTTTCCAAAACACTATCTGCGCATTGTGATCTCTCTATTTGCTCGGCGTGAACATTAGGGTTTTGATTCCGGCGAGCATTGGAGAATAGTTAACGTGGAGGCTAGTTCTTCAAATCTTCCGGTaaatattgtgtgtgtgtgtgtgttttttttctttattgttcGTTTCGTTTGGATTTTATTGATCGTAATTTATATATTTGCCTCTATTTGGGGGGTTAATAAACGAAGAGAATAGGAAATCTAGGTTTTTCATTAGAGATtgaatcaaattccaaaacatTTTGTGGAATTTGGGGATGGttgcatgattttttttttttgttacagagATCAACGTTACACACTTACACTGATCGAAAGCTGATTTACATAATGTCTATGTGTGTTTGATCTTTTATGCTTTTTTGCTCGTAGAATGGTGCTACCTTTTTAATTATATTGATTATTGGAATGGGATTGTGAGGAGGGAATTGTAAAAGGATGAAATGGTTGAAACTGGATATATAGAAGAATTTCGGAACATTCATTAAGTTACGTTCTTGATGGTTGGATATTGACTGTAGAGGAGATAGTTGAGCAATGGGGAAAAGGAAGTCAACAGCAAAGCCGGCTCCGAAGAAGCGGATGGACAAGCTTGACACCGTCTTCAGCTGTCCCTTCTGTGGCCATGGCTCCAGTGTCGAATGCCGCAtgtgagaatttttttttttcaattatttttgtcTGATTTATGAGTCTTTTAACCAAATTGTAAGGCAATGCAGAACCTAATAAGGTTTACTTTTAGTGTTAAGGTTTTATATATCTGGCATTGTACTTACTTTTATTGTTTATCTTGTTTCAGTGATATGAAGAACTTGATCGGGGAAGCCAATTGCAGAATATGCCAAGAAAGCTTCAGCACAACTGTCAATGGTATGTTCAAATCCTCTTGTCTCTGGCAGGGTTAATGATATATTAGTTAATCTGAAATCTTTTCTTTAGAGTCAAATTCTAATTATGTGAAGCATGCAATAGGTATTCAGCATTGAATATGCTTTCTTTACTAAAACTTGTGGAAAAAGTTATGAATGATATTGGGTTTTTTCCCTTTGAACACTGATTCACTTTTGAAAATACGCTATATTATCAATATGTTCTTCCCAGTAAAATTACAATGAATAACGTTACTAATCAAAATTCTGCAGTTTAAtgaatatatttatatttatttctgtTTTCCCTTGTATTTGCAGCTTTGTCTGAAGCAATAGACATGTAAGTAAACCAACTCTCGCTCTCTcacctacacacacacacacacatgtgaAAATTGTTAGTCAGCAGCTACTCTTATTGATGTGAAAGCTGTAACTCTGCAGCTACAGTGAATGGATTGATGAATGTGAACGGGTTAACCATCTTGAAGATGATGGTGATGCTTAAGAAGAAGTCCTGAAGCACCTGATGCCTAGAAAGCCAGGATACAATGTTACCATAGCCTAGTAATTTCCAAGCTTTGTTATAATGTTGCCCTTTAGTTTTGGCCTTGTTCTGAATAATGCTCCTAGTCAAAATGTTGAAACGACTCGAACAAGACAGTTTTGACTTGTTTGTCATGCTTTAAATTTCATTTATCCAATGCACATATTGAACTTTTGTATGATGGTGaaaaaatttgattatgtcGCGTTCTTGTTTGGAATTGCTCTCTAACGCTGATAAGAGTTGCAATCCTTTTAGTACAAACCTTTAGGTACAGCGACCACATCTTGAGGCAAACATTATAGGGCAGTAGCTGCATTATGGATCGTAACATCAGCATCAACAAAAGTGAAGATTTTAAAACTGTGGTGCATATTTAATACAAAACCCAATGAAATGTGCATTTATAGAGAGGTATCATTATATACCCAATACACAACAACTAGAAAGTTCATATTGCAGAATGCACCCTTAACAAACGGCATGCTGCATCCCATTCTAGTTTTGGTGAAACTGCTGATTTCCAGCTTGACATCATATCACAATTAGTTATAAAATTTGCTGACAATGTTAGAATATGCTCTAATGTGGCATTCCATGTGAGGCAGCTATTCACAGTATCTCCATAGAGCCAAAAATGAGCTTGACTTAAGAATAGAAGAAACAGAAGACCAGATAAGTGAAGTAGAAAATGCATGAACCCGCCACTGCTTACTGTAAACTAAAATCTAAGGGCATGCTTATTCACGCCCATCAATCCTCTTCCAGACTTTGGAGTTATGTTAGGTAATAACCACTTAGATTGTCAACAAGATAATCATATGGTGGACCTGTTCCATAGTCAAATGTCCCATTTGTTGCTGTCCCTCGAGTTGGAGTGTAATAGACAGTTCCAACACCAACCTTTGCATTCACTTTGGCCCTGCCCTTCACATTGCGCTTGTTATCAGAGGGGAACTCAGCAGAAAGCCTTCCCATTTGCTTCTGGAGATCAGCAACTGAATCATTACTTAGTTTCCCCTTGGAATTTTTCTTCCCATCGACAAGTTTCAGTTCCAATCTATAGAGGGCACAAGCATCACACTTGTTGATCTCGTATTCATAAAGGTGCCACTCAAAATGGTTCAGGGGTTGCGGATCCATATAATAGGATCTCTTCAGCCCTCCGAATTCATTCATCACTTGCTTCCTTGACTCATGCCAACCTCGTCCGTTGTAATCTGGCAACGACCTCTGCTTTCTGTTACCACTCTCAAAAGCTCTTCGAGGCTTGTCAAAAAAGAGCCATTCCCGAAGCATCTCTCCCTCAAGAACCAAAAGATCAAAGAGTTCTGAAATCACAAAACATAATTAGTCCACCAAACAAAATTCACAACGAAAGTTACATATGACTTCTGCTTAACATATTGAAATATAGCTCATATGCACTTACCAGGTGCATTCCATGGAGACTTTGCAGTAGCAGCTCCCTCACACTCAGGGATTCCAACATCTTTTCCTTGTGCCTTTGCACTAAGAGCAGCAAAAAGTAGGCCATCCTTAAGGCCAATTCCCCCAGGTCGTAGGACTGGAGCCATGCCAGGTGGTCCTTCATTCAACGCTAAAGCAGCATGAAAGCTACTGCAGTAGTCTTGACACCAATCCAACCCTTGAGCAGGCCTAGGACAATCCCAAAGTGCGCACTTTGGGCCTAAGAAAGCTGAAGGTGGAGGGCATATACTTGGTAGATAACTAGTGACATGAGACAATGCATCACCCGCACTCAAAGCTGTACCATTAAAACAACTGTAGTAGTTGTGATCAAAGTCTTGATGCAAGTCAAACTGCTGATAGTCCAATTGATTAGCCCCTTCCAAATTGTTAACACCGGCACTGCGAACTCCTAAAAGGGAGCTTTTGCCCTGATCAGCCAGTGGAAAGCCGTGTTCCTGTTGCCCATGATTCACACTGAACCCCTGAAATAAGTTGAGTACAATCACCAATCAGTGCTCGTTTACAAACTGGTTCTCCGCTTCACAGCGGAGCAAAAATAGTAAATTAAAAGCATGTTTATCAGTttagaaaagaagaaacgaGAAGGAAAGCAGGAGTAAACCACCTCTTGAAAGACCAAACTCTCTCCGACTTCCAATTTCTGATCGTTAGGCTCAGGTTTTGGTGCAGCTAATGGACTGCTggcatcatcctcctcctcacAAAGCTGCAACAGCCGACAAATGTCTGAAGAGAACGAACCAACACTACCACCCTACATTGACAAGCACCACACCCTTTCAAACAAAAACCATAACCCACATATCTCACATGATGTATTTTATGGCACATGGATTACACACAAAATGCAGATACAGAAACAATATATGATCACTGTAGTTCAATAAATGCACTGCAAAAGTATTCGTGTAAATGATGATGAAGCTAACTTGCTGCAAAGAAGAAGCTGGGGACGGCTCATTCAGCTCGGATTTCCATTCGCGGAGCATCTGATGGACTTGTTCTTCGAGGAGGGTGGCATCGATAGTGCGGCTCTCCTTCCTGgcaaactggagatccacgaaCATGCCCTGCAAGTCATCGACACGGTTCTTGGCTTTGTCCTTGAAGAGCTTATGAGAAACCGACTTGCAATTGCTCTTCGAACCCTTCCTCATCACAAACACCCGCCCCCTCGTCACTTCTTACACCCTACAATTCACAAATCAAACACACACCCATCTCAGATTAccaaaaacccatcaaaaaTTTCCAAGGTTTCAACAGACCCACCTCAGATTATCACAggaaataagaaaacaaaaaaaccataCCTGAATTTtatgagcaaaaaaaaaatcacaaaactcACCAACCAAactaataaaattcaaaatcaaatcaaactgtTATGAATGAGTGAACCTCTATAATCAAAAGCAACCCAGCTCAAATCACAAGATGCAGTGAGAATTAGCACCAAATCGGAGCTTGTTTTGctgaaaatggaaagaaaagagGGTTTTGGGATCGCAGAGGgtgaggaggagagagagagatagctaTAAAGAGAAGGGGAAAGTGAAATATTCTCGACCCAAAAAAGAGATGCTTACCCGTTTTCTCAAAGTGTTTGATTCCAAGTTCCACAGAGCCGAGAAACTGAAATGGGTTTGTGGCTTGGTGGAGTGTTGATGATTAAGTAGAGTAGTGACTCAGTGACTCGCTTTTCTCTGCTGGCTATGAAAGCTATGCGAGGTGAGGAATGTGGTCGTTGGGTAATAATGGGTGAAAAATGGGGGCCTTTATCAGCAATGGGATgtcattttctgattttcttaaAAAAGTCAGAGCTTCGTAAATCGGGCCTCCGTGTCCGAAACATGATATTAGAGTGATTGGTTGTATGAGTAGGTTAAGAACATCTTAATCCATTTACGACGTGAATGTCTCGTATGGTCAAATAGaatcattttaatttttaagcAGTGTTGGTTGTTTGTTTGGTAACTTAGGATGGAAGTTGTTAATCATAGAATGTTGGCGGACGTAAGGATTAGAAGCGCACTCATACTCGGTTGAATAGAATCATTTATGTAGTGGTCTTTGTTTGATAACTTGATATGTTCAAGATCCTAGTGAGATAAGTTTTTAACGGCTATATACGTTTTA harbors:
- the LOC133729544 gene encoding transcription factor VOZ1 — protein: MRKGSKSNCKSVSHKLFKDKAKNRVDDLQGMFVDLQFARKESRTIDATLLEEQVHQMLREWKSELNEPSPASSLQQGGSVGSFSSDICRLLQLCEEEDDASSPLAAPKPEPNDQKLEVGESLVFQEGFSVNHGQQEHGFPLADQGKSSLLGVRSAGVNNLEGANQLDYQQFDLHQDFDHNYYSCFNGTALSAGDALSHVTSYLPSICPPPSAFLGPKCALWDCPRPAQGLDWCQDYCSSFHAALALNEGPPGMAPVLRPGGIGLKDGLLFAALSAKAQGKDVGIPECEGAATAKSPWNAPELFDLLVLEGEMLREWLFFDKPRRAFESGNRKQRSLPDYNGRGWHESRKQVMNEFGGLKRSYYMDPQPLNHFEWHLYEYEINKCDACALYRLELKLVDGKKNSKGKLSNDSVADLQKQMGRLSAEFPSDNKRNVKGRAKVNAKVGVGTVYYTPTRGTATNGTFDYGTGPPYDYLVDNLSGYYLT
- the LOC133729541 gene encoding uncharacterized protein LOC133729541 isoform X1, which codes for MASVHSLFLHPPLVSFTRPSGCSLYSKPRNPRFTLACSSSSSSSSRKSAPATEQEVLQAISESSEKSLPCVRTYENELARLGLVGAVDFQQALTAAAADGGEAADEHIREGVPAMVVETLFPGNSDPYSTISTRLFLPARKVKEKAGKLRSSITEDMLSTTTSRNILSMTFRQVVLELLWSFQLVVFRPGTQRNMKDLENPREQVPGCVTLSSSDERILSVLAEVVCISALQNTEKQFLEDYTGKTPSNFLHWFRKPGRTVSKDSSVVIYKLFEDEIVENAKSLLEHFHSTKNSFKSVKAKSKWWTPSALSKLEKIGGLEFSSWTSEYVPAYKLQIDANRLKDVKFEGWRKCGENSWEVLLTHSQMVGLADIIDMYYEDLYTLPDKELSCGVIASSTNLSNKKTGSFLLKLLSVSLASGILLVAISALGQFGLPYLHKGGKYLREHRSIPSSEVDSALNQCSDAVKLEAFCESVVKKIKDSLGWPGEITLETNVGAWTGKVPDYLRMAVGEDMPISSPLDKIDEDLKASAQDIASYQVVLSADGKIVGFQPLSRAAVNHWAANPLSKELYGGRKLSPGLMEPGLKVQCPDEVAVIELLMSVKPDASFALARPVR
- the LOC133729541 gene encoding uncharacterized protein LOC133729541 isoform X2 is translated as MASVHSLFLHPPLVSFTRPSGCSLYSKPRNPRFTLACSSSSSSSSRKSAPATEQEVLQAISESSEKSLPCVRTYENELARLGLVGAVDFQQALTAAAADGGEAADEHIREGVPAMVVETLFPGNSDPYSTISTRLFLPARKVKEKAGKLRSSITEDMLSTTTSRNILSMTFRQVVLELLWSFQLVVFRPGTQRNMKDLENPREVPGCVTLSSSDERILSVLAEVVCISALQNTEKQFLEDYTGKTPSNFLHWFRKPGRTVSKDSSVVIYKLFEDEIVENAKSLLEHFHSTKNSFKSVKAKSKWWTPSALSKLEKIGGLEFSSWTSEYVPAYKLQIDANRLKDVKFEGWRKCGENSWEVLLTHSQMVGLADIIDMYYEDLYTLPDKELSCGVIASSTNLSNKKTGSFLLKLLSVSLASGILLVAISALGQFGLPYLHKGGKYLREHRSIPSSEVDSALNQCSDAVKLEAFCESVVKKIKDSLGWPGEITLETNVGAWTGKVPDYLRMAVGEDMPISSPLDKIDEDLKASAQDIASYQVVLSADGKIVGFQPLSRAAVNHWAANPLSKELYGGRKLSPGLMEPGLKVQCPDEVAVIELLMSVKPDASFALARPVR
- the LOC133729545 gene encoding transcription elongation factor 1 homolog, with product MGKRKSTAKPAPKKRMDKLDTVFSCPFCGHGSSVECRIDMKNLIGEANCRICQESFSTTVNALSEAIDIYSEWIDECERVNHLEDDGDA